GGCATGATGGAAGCTCCCTTGTAGGGGCGGAAGCGGCGGCTTGCTTGGCGGTAGGGCGCCGCTTCCTGCGAGTGCTGATGGCAGCCGTCGACAGCGCCAACGGCCCAGTGCGCCCCATCTGGTGCGCACCAGTAGCGTGCATCTGGTGCGCACCAGATGTCAATGCTGTCTCCGTCTGGTTCGTCTCAACTGGCCATCTGTTGACGCTTCTAGGGAACCGCGCGCATCAACGAGGCGGTAGCCAACAGGACTTAACTCGGACCGGTTAACCCCTGCGGACCTGGGCCTATGTGAGGCATGCTGCTGTGAAGGCTGACGGCAACGTGCGCGGGGGCGGTGCAAGTGTCCAACCGGCTACGAGAGTTACGAACGGCGCGAGGCTGGTCGCAAGAGCGACTGATACGGGAGATCGAGCGGTACGCCGGGCGGCACATGCTGAGCATCGCGGCGACGGCAAGCCTGCGTGTGTACGTGTCCGAGTGGGAGAACGACAGGCGGTCGCTGGGCGATCGGTACGCGGACATCCTTCGCCCGCTGCTGGGCGTCACGGACGACGAGCTGTTCGGCCGGCAGGCATCGCCGTCGGGTGTGCCCGAGGTAGGCGGCTACGATGAACTGATCAGCCGCATCGACTCAGCGCGCAGCGTCAGTCTGACCATGGTGAAAACGTTCATGGACCAGACCGAGCTACTGAGAACCGTCGACCGGCAGATGGGCGCATCGAGCCTTGTCGATCAGATGACCGGCCACCTGACCACTCTGGAAGACGCGCTCACCTTCGCGGTGCTGCCGGACACGCGCCGTCCGGTGGCTCGCGCACTCGCTGGGGCCGCGACCCTGGCAGCGTGGCAGGCCCTCGATGCGGGCGCGGTCGAACGAGCATGGCGGAACTACGAGCTGGGCAAGCGTGCCGCCCAAGAGGCCGAAGAGCCTATGTACCTGGCTCACGCCACTGCCGAGCAGGCATACGTGCTCAACGACGCCGGGCGTTCGGACATGGCGGTGCAACTCGTGCGTGAGGCCCATCGCCTGGCAGGTTCCAAGGCGTCCCCGCGGCTTCGTGCCTGGCTGTTCGCAGCCGAGGCCGAACTGAGCGCGAAGGCAGGGTTGGCCGACGAGTGCCGGCGGGCCCTCGACCAGGCCGCAGCATGCCTCCCGGACGGCGACGAGGCCCGCGACCCGGACATGCTGAGCATCTTCCTGAACAGCGGACACCTTGCCCGCTGGCGAGGGAACGCACTCGCGCTCATCGGTGAGGATGACGCGCTCGACAGCCTGTACGCCGCGCTTGAGAACGCGGACCCCACGTTCGTACGAGCGACGTCCGGGCTCCGGTGCGATCTCGCTCAAGCACACCTGAGCCGCGGCGAGCTCGACCAGGCGCAGGAGCATCTGCGGCAAGCGCGCCTGCTGGCGAATCGCACCAGCTCCGTGCGGCATCGACGACGCATAGAACAGCTCACGCAGAGGCTTTGACCGCGTCGCCGCCCCGCGAGGCCAGTACGTGGAGAAGCGCAACGAGGGTGCCCGACCCCATCAGCTCACCGCGGGCCATCAGGCCCGGGATATCGGAGAGCGGCACCCAGGCAACGTGGCCGGCCTCCTCGAGGTCCGTGGGGTCGCCGACGTGCTCGGCGCCGTGCCCGACGAAGATCTCGTGAGGTGAATCGACCATGCCCACCATGGGCTGGTAGGTGACCACGTGCTCCAGGGACTCCGGGCGCCAGCCGGTCTCTTCCTCGACCTCACGCAGAGCGGTCGTCCTGGGATCTTCGCCCTCGTCCACGATGCCGCCAGGGAGCTCCCAGCCGAAGCGGTTCGGAACGAAGCGGTAGCGCCACAGCATGAGCACACGGTCCCGGTCATCGAGGATCGCCGCGATCGAGACGTGATGCAGGCGCACGACGTGATGCTCGAAGCGCTCGACACCAGGCGGCTCGACGTCGACCAGCCCGAGCTTCACCCAACGGTTGTCGTAGATCGTCCGCTCACCATGGATCTGCCACGGCTCCAACTCCGCGGGGGGCTCAGTGGTCACATCACGGGAGGGAATCCGGTACGAGCTGCGCCCGTGGACTTCCAACACCCGTTCGGCGACGAGCTTCGCGAGGACTCGCCGGAGCTGGGTCCGGCCGATGTCCAAGTCGTCGACCAAGGTGCGCTCAGAGGGCAGCTTGGAGCCAGGCGGCAGCTCCCCAGACGCGACCCACTCACGGATCGTCCGGTACACCCGCGCAGACTTCGTTTCCATCCCCTCGGCACACTCCCCGACTCATCGACTGGCGGGGACCAGGGTATCCGTCGGTTCTGACCTCCAACAGGGACGATCACGAGGCGACCCCAGGCGCCGAGCCGGTGTGTCGGGTCTCGGGTGTGGCTTGACGAATCGGCGTCCAGTGCAGTCGACGCCTGTCCTGGTCTCCTGAGTCAAAGACTCTCTGGTAGCAGACGGCGACTTTGTCGAAGTCGTTGACTCTGTTGCTGAATCCTTCAGCCGGCGAGTTGGTGGCTGAGGCGCTGCAGTCGGCTGGTGCGGGGCTTGCGTAGTGGGTTGGTGGTCCACCAGGCGTCGAGGCGGACGATGTTGAGGGCGGTGGCGGAGAAGGCGTGTTGGAGGGTGACTTTCGGTAGCCCGCGGTAGCGGGCCTGGCGGATGCCGGTGACGTCGAGGGCCTGGTTGACGGTGCTCTCGATGCCGGCGCGGAGGGCGTACTTGGCCCTCCAGGACTCGGTGTCCTGTTCGGTTCTGGCTGTGGTGGTGCGTTCGTGGAGTTCACGGGGACGCAGGGTGAGCATGCGGGTACCGCGGACCGAGCTGGTGCAGTTGGTCCGGGAGGGACAGGGACGGCAGTCGGCTCGGGCGAATTCGATCACGATGGCGTCTCGTCGGTGCTGGGTGACCGGGTACCAGCCGGCGCTGGTGGCCCCCTGGGGACAGTGGACCTGGCGGGCCTTCCAGGCGACGCGGAAGGCGCTCTTGGCGAAGCCCTCGGCGGCCTTGGCCTGCGGGGAGTGGTCGGCCAGGAGCGGGGTGACCATGCCGATGCCCCGGCCCGCCGCTTCCACGACCAGGTCGACGGAGGGGTATCCGGAGTCGAGGTAGTGCTCGCCCGGTGCGACCTGCCGCTCGGCCAGGTTCTGCTGGATGGGCGCGGTGGCCTTGACGTCCGGAACGGTCGCCTCGGTGGTGTGGACATCCGTGATCAGCCGTAATGGAAGCCTCACGGCTTCGGCTTCGGCTTCGGCTTCGGGGAGGGTGTCGCAGGTCTCGGTGAGGTGGACCTTGTATCCGAGCCAGAACAGGTCGTCGCCCTTGGCCGACCAGCGGGCGTCGGGGTCGTACGGGGAGGCCAGGCGGATATGGCCGGGCGGGACCCCGCTGTCGTCGGCGTCCCGCTTCTTGATCACCTCCCGTCCCCGGCCATCGGTACGGATGATGTAGGTCTGCACCATGACCTGCCGCAGGAGGGCCACCGCCTCGATCTCGCGGACCCACACCGGCGCGGTGTCGGACCAGGCGGCCCGGCACAGGACCAGCGCGTCCTGGCCGAAGACCTGGGCAAGCCGGTCCCGCTTGGTCTTCGAGCCCGGCATCGTCCAGCCATCCACGCGCGGCCCGTAGCGTTCGGCGAACTCGGCGACGTCGATCACGCCGGCCAGCCAGGACGGCGCCGCCACCGCCAGCGCCTCCAGAGCGGCCCGCACACTCTCCCCGGCCAGCTCGGTCCGGTTCAGGTCACGGACCGCGCTGATCACATGGGTGGAGTCCGTGCGCTGCTTGCCACCGGCCTTGATCAGCCCGGCCTCGCGGCAGTGCTCGACGAGCCTGTCGAAGAGTGTCCGCTCCAGGCCGTGCCCGACCAGCCGGGCACGGAACTTCGACAGCGCGGAGAAGTCGAAGCCTGCATCGGAGAGCTCCGCGCCCAGCGCGTACTTCCACGACAGGCGATCCCGCGACGCGTCCGCCGCCTGCCGGTCGGTCAGGTTCTCCGTGAACTGCAGCACCGTCACCAGCGCGAGCAGGGCCGGAGACTGGGCGGGAGCCCCACGATCGGGAAACGCATCGGTGAACAACGCGTCGTCGAAAACCTCGGCAAGGTGGTCACGCACGCGCATGGGCAGGCTCCCACCAGGGAAGGCCGCACGGGCCGTTCTGGCCGTCTGTTCAGGAATGGACGGCAATCCCCCCGGCCGCATGGACACCGCGCCAACCCCCTGCGGCCGGAGCAGACAGAACGACCGCACCAACGATCATGCCGACCTGCCCGTGCCTCTGCAGGCAATTCAGCAACAGAGTCGTCGTTGGCCGCGCTGCCGTCACCGACGTAGGACCCCCGGGTGCGCAGAGCTCTCCCGGCCGGTGGAGTATTCCGCCCGGGAGGGGATGCGCAATGAGTACAGCAACGGCAACGGGGAGAGGGCTACGACCAGTGCCGGGGGTGCGCGGTCGGTTTGGTGCGGTGCTGCTGAGCTCCATGTCAGTGCTGTTCGTCGAGGCTGTGATCGGCATGATCGTGAGCTTCTTTCTGAGGTTGGCTCAAGAAGCCCCGAGCGGCTACTCCGCGTTGGGGCTAGTGCTCCTGCCGTTCTTCGCGGCGGCCGGAGCAGTGGTCGGCCTCGCGGTGTCGGTGGGCGTCGTGATGCCTGTCCTCGCACTGGCGGGGTGGCTCGGACGCAGGTTCTCGGGACGCGAGGTCTGGTGGTGGGTTCCGCCGGTGACGGCCGCTGTCGTGGCCGCGCCGCTCGCCGCCCGGTACGCGGCCGCGGGAGCGAGACCGGACCTCTTGCCGATCGTATGGGGGTGGCTCGTGGGCACGGCGGTGCTGATTGTGCCGGTGCTGGTAGCCCGCAGGCTCCTCCTGCCGGACCGTCGGTATGTCCCGGGCGGTGCGATGTTCGGGTGGGTCGCGCTGTACGGGACGCTCGCCGTCGTCGCGACCGCGCTGCTCGGCGGCATCGCCGTGTACACCGGCCTTATTGAGGAGTACCGGCCGCCGCGGCTGAGCGAGGAACGCATCGCCGGCACGTGGACCGACGGGCAGGGCGGCACGCTCACTTTCGCGTCAGACGGCACGGCCACGGCGACCGGTGTCAACACGTACTACTTCGATGACGACTTCAACGACGTGGTGCGCGACTGCACGGGTGTCGGCACCTGGGAGTACGACGCTGGCGACAGCCTGTGGACCCAGAAGGCCACGGTGTCGTTCGACGGCTGCAGCATGGACGATTGGAACGTGGGCGGAACGCCGGAGCACCCGACGCTGTACGTGTACATCGGCGACCCGGACTCCTGGGACCTATACACGCTGACCCGGAACACCGGGACCGCGCGCACGCCCGCAGAAGGAACGCCGACTTCCACGCCAGGTCCGGCCAGCAGTGCGCCAGGTCCACGAGCGAGGTGACTCGATGGCAGAGCCACCGAGCCTGTGTGAGTAGAAATCTTCTCTACGGGTTCAAGGGCTCGCTCCGCTCGCCGCGCGCCCGGCTTGACGCCGGGCGACGCTCCTGTCTCCACCCCGCTCCGCCCGGCCGCCGGACGCGCGCGGCGCGAGCAGACATAGAGAAGACGGCTGGCATGGGGCTGGGGCGGTCGGCTCCACGGCTTTAGGCAGCCACCATGGGGCGAGCCTCGAAGATCGGGGGCCCACATCGGGCTATTGCGGGCAGGTCCAGAGACTGCCCGAGTCGCGGGAAGCTTACGGGCCCCCGATCTCTCGCCCCATGGCAGCTCCCGCCCAAAGCCGCTCCGCCGACCTCAGTGGGTCACTTGCGGATGATGCGACGCAGCTCCCGGATGACCTTGACGATGTCCTCGCGGCGGCAGCGCAGCAGCGCCACCAGGCCCAGGAGGACGAAAGTACCCCAGATCGCCAGGAAGATCATGCACCAGGGATTTTCGGACATAAGGAACAGACCTCTCTTGAGAGGCCTGTCGTCCGAGTTCACCAGGTGAGCCCGCGCGGCTCTTCGCACCGGAGCGACTAGGCACGCCTATTGCATGATCAATTCTTAGGCGAAGTAAGCGGAGCTCCAGCGTACGGCAAGGAGCCCGCTTCAGGAGCCGAACGCCGTTCCGTGCCCCATCCGTGCCCGAACGTGCGGGAAGCCAGGGGGAATCAGGGCGACAAGCGGGCACCGCAGAGCACAGCGGCCCCCAACCGAGTTACCTGGTCAGGGGCCGTTCACGTGCGGTGGGTGTGGGATTTGAACCCACGGTGACATCGCTGCCACGACGGTTTTCAAGATCGTTTACACTGTCTCCCCTATAGGCATCAGGCGACACTATGATGCTGCAATCGTTGCACTCTTTTCGCATGGTTCAACAGAACCATGCGCGGATAGTCCTGATGGAGGCAGCGACGGATATGGTGTGGTTAAATGTTTAGCTATGCCGCTTGCTTCGGATCCGTGGTACGCGAATGGCACGCTCTGGGCCGCCCTGAGCGTTTTCGTGACGGCCTTAGGTGTGGGAATTGGCGCATGGGCCACGAAGACAGCAGGGCGGTCGAAGCGGGCTGTCTGCTACTGGGCTAGCTCCCGTGTTCGAATGAAGCCTCATGATGGCGGAACTCCGCTCGCGACGGCTCTAACGGTCCAGCATGGAGGGGGTGAGCTGAGCGATCCCTATATAGTGTCTATTGCATTTTCAAATCGCGGTCGTCGTGACGTAACCAGCGACATGTTCCACAGTGGCAGTCTGCCTCGAATTAGGTTCAAGTCGCCAATCCTGGAGGTTTTCAATGTCCGATGCGCCTCGAGTAATTCGATCCCACCAACCGTGACCGCCAGTGGGCAAGATGTCGTCTTTAGCGATTTCTACCTTAAGGCGGGCGCAGAAGTCGACGTGAGCGTTCTCGTCGATGAGGAAAACCCTGTCGAGGAGGATGAACGTGGGCGGCTCGTAAAACCTGAAGTACTGGCGAATTTCACCGATGGACTCTTCGTTCCCGCCACGGATCGGAATGATCTCTCAATCCCGCGTCGCCAAGCATACTTCTTCCTGGCTTCGTTCTACATTCTGATGCTGATTGCTGCAGCATTGACTGCTTTTTTGCTCGGAAGTCTCTAGATCTGCGAGGTAGTTGTATTGCTCCGGTCCTGGTGATCTGAGCGTGGAGAGTGGCGCGGCCGAAGCCGTGGGAAGCAAACGACGGTCTCTGGGCAGTGATCGAGCTGCTGCTGCCCAAGGTTGAGCGTCGGCCCCGGCATCCGGGACGAAGGCGGCACCGGGCACGCGCACCACTGAGCTGTTGCCACCATCCGTGAACAGTTCAGCCTCGACACGCTCCATGCGGCCATCCAACCTGACATCACCAGTTGACATCAACGACAGCGGATGACCACGGCGTTGAGAGACCGAGCACGGTCACGCCCCCGGCGGTCAGGTCCCCCAAAGGCCCGTCCGATCGAACTTACAAGGCAGCTGTCACGCGCGATGTCTAGGCACACCCCGGACTGGTTGGCACAGGTGCAACGGGACGGACTGCGGTGAAGTCGTGGATCTCATAGCGGGTGGCGGAAAGCAACAACAGCCATTCATTGCAGCCTTGCCACGGATAGAGGTCGCCAGCACCTCCGCGCACCACGTGCGGTCCCTCCCCGGTGCGGGGACGTGCGTCCACCGGCGCGTCCGCGAAATGAGGGATCCACACGTCAGCGCAGATCTCGTTCGCCGACCCCATCGCCACCAACCCGAAGGCGTTCTCAGCTGCGGCAGTGCGCTCCTCGTCGGCGAAGTCGTCGAGCACCTGGCCCTCGTCCGGCCTCTCATCACCGCGGAAGGTCAGGGTGGTCGTGCCTGCCCGAGCCGCGTACTCCCACTCCGCCTCGCTGGGCAGTCGGAAGGGCAACGTCGCAAGCAGGTCGTCCAAGTCGTCCTGGAACCGGGCCGTGCTCGAAGCCGAGTCAGCGAAGCTGTCCTCATAGTCGGGTAGCCAGTGCCGTACCTGCGCGACCGTAAGCGGATGCCGAGCGATCATGAATGGCTCGACCCGCACTTCACGCACCGGCCGGGCTTGGACGGCACCAGCGAAGAACGGTTCGAGGTCGTCATCGGCGCCGTCGGCTCGCTCGATGGCACGGACCGCGTCCAGTTCCGCGTCGGACAAGCCCATCCGGAACGTCCCACCGGGAACGGCACGGAAGGCCACACCGGAGGGGGTGTGCCGCCAAGCCGGTCGGCCGGCCACGATCTCTTGAGCCCACATGGTGCCGGACGCTAGCAGTCGAGCATCACAGGTGAAGGAGGGGGCTCTAGATTCCATCGCGCAGCAGCTACAGATCACGAGGTGCCGTGCCACAACCGTGCCACATCAGACGGTCAGCCGCGGTCAACGACGGCTCGCTGCAGTCCACATACCTTGCTGAGCTGGGGACCGGCAAACCTGACTTGACCTGCGCACCCTCGACGACCCTGGCCACCAGGCTTACAAAGCAGATGTCGGCGGTTCGAAACCGTCCGCGCCCACCAGCACGAAGGCCCCCGCAGCGAGCCGCCGCGGGGGCATTGACGGCAGGATTTGACGGCAGTCCCTCAGTTTGACCGGCGGCGACGTCGCAAGAGCCGGTCCATGTGTCCCATCGCCTCGCGCCGGTTGTCGTCCGACACATGGGTGTAGATGTTCATGGTGACGGCGATCTGCGAGTGCCCCAGGATCTCCATCACCACGCGCGCCGGCACCCCGGCGGCGAACAGCAGGGTGGCGCAGCCGTGCCGGGCGTCGTGCAGCCGGATGCGGGGGAGCCCCGAGAGCCACATCCAGGCCGTCCTCGCACTCGCCCGCCGACGCGTCAACGTTCTGTGGGCCCTCATCCGCGACCGACGGTGCTACCAAGCCGAGCCTCCGGTAACGGCCTGCTGAACGCTCGTCCTGTCCCGCCAGGGGCCACGGCGCACTGTCCCCGCACAACTGCAGGGTGGGAAGATCGAAAGACCTACACCTGAGTGGGGGACGTAGATGGACATGCTGATCAGGCCTGCACGGGCCACGGAAGCCG
The genomic region above belongs to Streptomyces marianii and contains:
- a CDS encoding formylglycine-generating enzyme family protein translates to MGLSDAELDAVRAIERADGADDDLEPFFAGAVQARPVREVRVEPFMIARHPLTVAQVRHWLPDYEDSFADSASSTARFQDDLDDLLATLPFRLPSEAEWEYAARAGTTTLTFRGDERPDEGQVLDDFADEERTAAAENAFGLVAMGSANEICADVWIPHFADAPVDARPRTGEGPHVVRGGAGDLYPWQGCNEWLLLLSATRYEIHDFTAVRPVAPVPTSPGCA
- a CDS encoding NUDIX domain-containing protein, which produces METKSARVYRTIREWVASGELPPGSKLPSERTLVDDLDIGRTQLRRVLAKLVAERVLEVHGRSSYRIPSRDVTTEPPAELEPWQIHGERTIYDNRWVKLGLVDVEPPGVERFEHHVVRLHHVSIAAILDDRDRVLMLWRYRFVPNRFGWELPGGIVDEGEDPRTTALREVEEETGWRPESLEHVVTYQPMVGMVDSPHEIFVGHGAEHVGDPTDLEEAGHVAWVPLSDIPGLMARGELMGSGTLVALLHVLASRGGDAVKASA
- a CDS encoding IS1182 family transposase, producing the protein MRPGGLPSIPEQTARTARAAFPGGSLPMRVRDHLAEVFDDALFTDAFPDRGAPAQSPALLALVTVLQFTENLTDRQAADASRDRLSWKYALGAELSDAGFDFSALSKFRARLVGHGLERTLFDRLVEHCREAGLIKAGGKQRTDSTHVISAVRDLNRTELAGESVRAALEALAVAAPSWLAGVIDVAEFAERYGPRVDGWTMPGSKTKRDRLAQVFGQDALVLCRAAWSDTAPVWVREIEAVALLRQVMVQTYIIRTDGRGREVIKKRDADDSGVPPGHIRLASPYDPDARWSAKGDDLFWLGYKVHLTETCDTLPEAEAEAEAVRLPLRLITDVHTTEATVPDVKATAPIQQNLAERQVAPGEHYLDSGYPSVDLVVEAAGRGIGMVTPLLADHSPQAKAAEGFAKSAFRVAWKARQVHCPQGATSAGWYPVTQHRRDAIVIEFARADCRPCPSRTNCTSSVRGTRMLTLRPRELHERTTTARTEQDTESWRAKYALRAGIESTVNQALDVTGIRQARYRGLPKVTLQHAFSATALNIVRLDAWWTTNPLRKPRTSRLQRLSHQLAG
- a CDS encoding tetratricopeptide repeat protein; this translates as MLSIAATASLRVYVSEWENDRRSLGDRYADILRPLLGVTDDELFGRQASPSGVPEVGGYDELISRIDSARSVSLTMVKTFMDQTELLRTVDRQMGASSLVDQMTGHLTTLEDALTFAVLPDTRRPVARALAGAATLAAWQALDAGAVERAWRNYELGKRAAQEAEEPMYLAHATAEQAYVLNDAGRSDMAVQLVREAHRLAGSKASPRLRAWLFAAEAELSAKAGLADECRRALDQAAACLPDGDEARDPDMLSIFLNSGHLARWRGNALALIGEDDALDSLYAALENADPTFVRATSGLRCDLAQAHLSRGELDQAQEHLRQARLLANRTSSVRHRRRIEQLTQRL